One Chanodichthys erythropterus isolate Z2021 chromosome 10, ASM2448905v1, whole genome shotgun sequence DNA segment encodes these proteins:
- the ucp2 gene encoding dicarboxylate carrier UCP2: MVGFRAGDVPPTATVKFIGAGTAACIADLFTFPLDTAKVRLQIQGETKGPANTGHGPVKYRGVFGTISTMVRVEGPRSLYSGLVAGLQRQMSFASVRIGLYDSVKQFYTKGSDHVGIGSRLMAGCTTGAMAVALAQPTDVVKVRFQAQISAGASKRYHGTMDAYRTIAKEEGFRGLWKGTGPNITRNAIVNCTELVTYDLIKDALLKSSLMTDDLPCHFTSAFGAGFCTTVIASPVDVVKTRYMNSAPGQYSGALNCAVAMLTKEGPKAFYKGFMPSFLRLGSWNVVMFVTYEQLKRAMMAARHNWVTPL; this comes from the exons ATGGTTGGATTCAGAGCTGGTGATGTGCCTCCTACAGCCACTGTGAAGTTTATTGGTGCAGGAACTGCAGCCTGCATTGCAGACCTCTTCACATTTCCATTGGACACCGCAAAAGTTAGACTTCAG ATTCAAGGGGAGACCAAAGGTCCTGCGAACACAGGCCATGGTCCGGTGAAATATCGTGGAGTGTTTGGTACGATCAGCACCATGGTGCGTGTCGAGGGGCCGCGCAGTCTCTACAGCGGGTTGGTTGCGGGACTGCAGCGTCAGATGAGCTTTGCCTCTGTACGCATTGGCCTCTACGATTCAGTCAAGCAGTTCTACACCAAAGGCTCAGATC ATGTTGGGATTGGCAGTAGGTTGATGGCCGGCTGTACGACTGGAGCCATGGCAGTGGCTCTGGCCCAGCCCACAGATGTGGTGAAGGTACGGTTTCAGGCTCAGATCAGCGCCGGGGCCAGTAAACGTTACCATGGCACTATGGATGCGTATCGGACCATTGCAAAGGAAGAGGGGTTTCGTGGTTTGTGGAAAG GAACTGGCCCAAACATCACCCGCAATGCCATTGTAAACTGCACTGAGCTGGTGACCTATGACCTCATCAAAGATGCACTTCTAAAATCCTCACTGATGACTG ATGATCTTCCATGCCACTTCACGTCTGCATTTGGAGCTGGTTTCTGCACTACAGTTATTGCTTCTCCTGTTGATGTTGTGAAGACAAGATACATGAACTCCGCCCCGGGCCAGTACAGCGGTGCCCTCAACTGTGCTGTAGCCATGCTAACTAAAGAGGGACCAAAGGCTTTTTACAAGGG ATTCATGCCATCGTTCCTGAGGCTGGGCTCCTGGAATGTGGTTATGTTTGTCACTTATGAACAGCTGAAACGGGCCATGATGGCAGCTCGCCATAACTGGGTCACTCCTCTTTAA
- the ucp3 gene encoding mitochondrial uncoupling protein 3 — protein sequence MVGIKPTDLPPTATVKFFGAGTAACFADLVTFPLDTAKVRLQIQGESIAASGSAVVKYRGVFGTITTMVRTEGARSLYNGLVAGLQRQMSFASVRIGLYDSMKQFYTKGSEKASIVTRLLAGCTTGAMAVAFAQPTDVVKVRFQAQVRQSDGLKRYNGTMDAYRTIARDEGVRGLWKGCMPNITRNAIVNCAELVTYDIIKELILQYDLMTDNLPCHFTAAFGAGFCTTIVASPVDVVKTRFMNSSAGQYNSALNCALTMLTKEGPTAFYKGFVPSFLRLGSWNIVMFVSYEQIKRFMTKMQYSWESPF from the exons atgGTTGGAATAAAACCTACCGACCTGCCACCAACTGCCACTGTCAAGTTTTTTGGAGCCGGTACGGCAGCATGTTTTGCTGACCTGGTCACTTTCCCCCTGGACACAGCAAAAGTGAGACTTCAG ATCCAGGGAGAGTCTATAGCTGCCTCAGGATCAGCCGTGGTGAAATATCGTGGAGTATTTGGCACCATCACCACTATGGTGCGTACAGAGGGCGCAAGGAGTCTGTACAATGGCCTGGTGGCAGGACTGCAACGACAGATGAGCTTTGCGTCTGTTCGTATCGGTCTTTATGACTCAATGAAGCAATTCTACACCAAAGGATCTGAGA AAGCGAGCATTGTGACACGCTTGCTGGCTGGCTGCACCACCGGTGCCATGGCTGTCGCTTTTGCACAGCCCACAGATGTTGTAAAAGTGCGTTTCCAGGCTCAAGTGCGCCAGTCTGATGGATTAAAAAGATACAATGGCACAATGGATGCATATCGGACTATCGCCCGTGATGAGGGTGTTCGGGGGCTATGGAAGG GCTGCATGCCAAACATCACAAGGAACGCGATCGTGAACTGCGCAGAGCTGGTCACTTACGACATCATCAAGGAACTCATATTACAATACGACCTCATGACAG ATAACCTACCCTGCCACTTTACTGCTGCATTTGGTGCTGGCTTCTGCACCACGATTGTGGCGTCTCCAGTAGACGTGGTAAAGACCCGCTTCATGAACTCATCTGCAGGCCAGTACAACAGTGCACTTAACTGTGCCCTCACTATGCTGACCAAAGAGGGACCAACAGCTTTCTATAAGGG CTTCGTGCCCTCCTTCCTGCGCCTGGGATCCTGGAACATTGTGATGTTCGTCTCCTACGAGCAAATCAAGAGATTCATGACTAAAATGCAGTACTCATGGGAGTCACCTTTCTGA